The following are encoded in a window of Arthrobacter woluwensis genomic DNA:
- a CDS encoding GNAT family N-acetyltransferase gives MTTLRPHTLRPITLNDAPAVAALLQESREHLAPWEPVRPEFFFTEEGQRAEIRGALDALAQGSRAPFVIVDDDGAVAGRLNINNIVRGAFESGSLGYWVAAGRTGRGLAGRAVGEAVEHGFSTLGLHRLEAGTLLHNTASQRVLLKNGFTVFGTAPRYLRIQGRWQDHRLFQRLNEG, from the coding sequence ATGACCACCTTGCGCCCCCACACCCTGCGCCCGATCACTCTGAACGATGCCCCCGCCGTCGCCGCCCTGCTCCAAGAGAGCCGGGAGCACCTGGCGCCGTGGGAGCCCGTGCGGCCCGAGTTCTTCTTCACGGAGGAGGGCCAGCGCGCGGAGATCCGCGGCGCGCTGGACGCGCTGGCACAGGGGAGCAGGGCGCCCTTCGTCATCGTGGACGACGACGGCGCCGTGGCCGGACGCCTGAACATCAACAACATCGTGCGGGGCGCCTTCGAATCGGGCAGCCTGGGCTACTGGGTCGCCGCCGGGCGGACCGGCCGCGGCCTGGCCGGCAGGGCCGTGGGGGAGGCCGTCGAGCACGGTTTCAGCACGCTGGGGCTCCACCGACTGGAGGCGGGCACGCTGCTGCACAATACGGCGTCCCAGCGGGTGCTCCTGAAGAACGGCTTCACCGTCTTCGGCACAGCCCCCCGGTATCTGAGGATCCAGGGCCGGTGGCAGGACCACCGGCTGTTCCAGCGGCTCAACGAGGGCTGA
- a CDS encoding ATP-dependent DNA helicase UvrD2, translating to MTEGATTLDVENGSSLEERILGGLDAEQRAVATTLTGPLCVLAGAGTGKTRAITHRIAYGVHSGVYTPQRLLAVTFTARAAAEMRSRLRDLGVPAVQARTFHAAALRQLQYFWPQAIGGSVPQLLDHKAGLIAESARRLRLTVDRAAVRDIAAEIEWAKVSMLTPANYLARAQGRGEPGGLELPAVARIFEAYEEVKTDRNIIDFEDVLLITVGILEEDPKVAATVRDQYRHFVVDEYQDVSPLQERLLQLWLGGREELCVVGDASQTIYSFTGATPRHLLDFPKTYPQAQVVRLIRDYRSTPEVVKLANTLLHSRPSGGPEADKIWAKPMELVAQRPHAAEPVFIECPDDEAESAVVAERIATLIAAGTPAAQIAVLFRTNGQSEAFEQALSARDIPYQLRGGERFFQRREVREGMLQLRAASRADSTRGAAVAGTVADVLSSLGYTSEAPVGGGAVRERWESLAALVNLAQDLAASRGEEFSLLDFVTELQERATAQHAPTVQGVTLASLHSAKGLEWDAVFLVGMSEGLMPISFAETPSDVDEERRLLYVGITRARTDLCFTWSTARTPGGRAHRKPSRFLDALRPGGNGTTVRESAARLRKNRVKAVATQCKVCGTQLTTGPERKVGRCVDCPPSLDEKLFEALREWRKAEASSADVPAYVVFTDATLTLIAEEKPETMEALAVLSGVGQRKLEKYGEAVLKVVAAQ from the coding sequence GTGACTGAAGGAGCAACCACCCTGGACGTGGAGAATGGCAGCAGCCTCGAGGAACGGATTCTCGGAGGCCTGGATGCGGAACAGCGAGCGGTCGCGACCACGCTGACCGGGCCGCTGTGTGTCCTGGCCGGCGCCGGGACCGGTAAGACGCGCGCCATCACGCATCGCATCGCGTACGGCGTCCACTCCGGGGTCTACACCCCACAGCGCCTTCTCGCGGTGACGTTCACGGCTCGCGCCGCCGCGGAGATGCGCAGCCGCCTGCGGGACCTCGGCGTTCCCGCGGTGCAGGCCCGCACCTTCCACGCGGCGGCGCTCCGCCAGCTCCAGTACTTCTGGCCGCAGGCGATCGGCGGCTCGGTCCCGCAGCTCCTGGACCACAAGGCCGGTCTCATCGCGGAGTCGGCCCGCAGGCTGCGCCTGACCGTGGACCGGGCCGCGGTGCGGGACATCGCGGCCGAGATCGAGTGGGCCAAGGTCTCGATGCTGACCCCGGCCAACTACCTCGCCCGCGCGCAGGGCCGTGGCGAGCCGGGCGGCCTGGAGCTGCCCGCCGTCGCGCGCATCTTCGAGGCATACGAAGAGGTGAAGACAGACCGCAACATCATCGACTTCGAGGACGTCCTGCTCATCACGGTGGGCATCCTGGAAGAGGACCCCAAGGTGGCCGCGACGGTCCGCGACCAGTACCGGCACTTCGTGGTGGACGAGTACCAGGACGTCTCCCCGCTCCAGGAACGGCTCCTCCAGCTCTGGCTGGGCGGCCGTGAGGAACTGTGCGTCGTGGGCGATGCCAGCCAGACCATCTACTCCTTCACGGGCGCGACCCCGCGGCATCTCCTCGACTTCCCGAAGACCTACCCGCAGGCGCAGGTGGTGCGCCTGATCCGGGACTACCGCTCGACGCCGGAAGTCGTGAAGCTCGCGAACACCCTCCTGCACAGTCGCCCCTCGGGTGGGCCGGAGGCCGACAAGATCTGGGCGAAGCCCATGGAACTCGTCGCTCAGCGCCCGCACGCCGCGGAACCCGTGTTCATCGAGTGCCCCGACGACGAGGCGGAGTCCGCGGTCGTGGCCGAACGCATCGCGACGCTCATCGCCGCCGGGACCCCGGCGGCACAGATCGCCGTGCTGTTCCGCACCAACGGACAGTCCGAGGCATTCGAACAGGCCCTGTCCGCCCGGGACATCCCGTATCAGCTCCGTGGCGGGGAACGGTTCTTCCAGCGCCGCGAAGTGCGTGAAGGCATGCTCCAGCTGCGGGCCGCGTCGCGGGCGGATTCGACCCGCGGCGCCGCCGTGGCCGGAACCGTGGCGGATGTCCTGTCGAGCCTCGGCTACACGTCCGAGGCGCCGGTGGGCGGCGGCGCCGTCCGGGAGCGCTGGGAGTCCCTGGCGGCCCTGGTCAACCTGGCGCAGGATCTGGCGGCCAGCCGCGGGGAGGAGTTCTCCCTGCTCGACTTCGTGACGGAGCTCCAGGAGCGGGCCACGGCCCAGCACGCCCCGACGGTGCAGGGTGTCACCCTCGCCTCGCTGCACTCCGCCAAGGGCCTCGAATGGGACGCCGTGTTCCTGGTGGGCATGAGTGAAGGCCTCATGCCGATCTCCTTCGCCGAGACCCCGTCCGACGTGGATGAGGAGCGGCGCCTGCTCTATGTCGGCATCACCCGTGCGCGGACCGACCTCTGCTTCACCTGGTCCACGGCGCGAACCCCCGGCGGCCGGGCCCATCGGAAGCCGTCCCGCTTCCTCGACGCCCTGCGGCCCGGTGGCAACGGCACCACGGTGCGCGAATCCGCGGCACGGCTCCGCAAGAACCGCGTCAAGGCCGTCGCGACCCAGTGCAAGGTGTGCGGAACGCAGCTCACCACCGGCCCGGAACGGAAGGTGGGACGCTGCGTCGACTGCCCGCCGTCGCTGGACGAGAAGCTGTTCGAGGCGCTGCGTGAGTGGCGCAAGGCGGAGGCCTCCTCGGCCGACGTCCCGGCCTATGTGGTCTTCACCGATGCGACCCTCACGCTGATCGCGGAGGAGAAGCCGGAGACCATGGAGGCGCTAGCGGTCCTCTCCGGCGTGGGGCAGCGCAAACTCGAGAAGTACGGGGAGGCCGTGCTGAAGGTGGTGGCGGCTCAATGA
- a CDS encoding UPF0182 family membrane protein: MSAPGPRRRRGAFVPTLIVVAALVAGFVFFANVWTDVLWYQQLGFIGVFVTQNLARIGVFLAVFLLMGLAVYFSIRVAYRARPVYAPDQAAQDNLGRYQAQLEPVRRAVMIGLPAVLGLFAGTAAMGQWPKVLLFFNQESFGRTDPQFNLDLGFYVFSLPFLGFLLSLLMSIVAVAGLAGLLTHYLYGAIRIQPRGVFFSHAARLQLGITIAVFLLLLAANYWLGRYTTVQNPNVGRWAGALYTDVNAVVPTRSILAVAAAIVAVLFIVAAVIGKWRLPVIGTAMLIITSLLAGGLYPWVIQQFQVRPSEQTLEKEFIQRNIDATRAAYGLDKIAVKDYKATTTAAQGALRGDAETAASIRLLDPNLVSASFEQLEQYRPYYQFPETLNVDRYKVNGKVQDTVIALRELNPDGLNANQQSWYNKHIVYTHGYGVVAAKGNKFTSDGKPDFLQAGIPSNGMFGDDSKYQPRIYFGENSPEYSIVGAPDGSPHREQDRPASKDKGETQYTFTGNGGPNVGNPLNKLLYAIKFQSSDLLLSDGVNADSQILYDRNPRQRVEKVAPYLTIDGNAYPAVVDGRVKWIVDGYTTSSDLPYSQSQELDTATRDSQTAAGRLSALPGESVNYIRNSVKATVDAYDGSVSLYAWDDQDPILKAWQKVFPSTVKPLSEMSGDLISHVRYPEDLFKVQRELLGRYHVTNADGFYQNNDAWSVPNDPTVKGNDVTPVKQPPYYMSLQMPGESSTAFRLTSTFIPQTVGGNARNVLYGFLAANGDAGDKTGVKDPKYGQLELLKLPTDTLVPGPGQAQNKFDSDPNVSRELNLLRQGASSVVSGNLLTVPMGGGLLYVQPVYLKSTGSTAYPTLQRVLVAFGDQVGFAPTLDAALDQLFGGNSGTKAGDAANNNGNGGGTGSGSSSGNTGGGTAPAPGLKAALDDAKKAIDAGQAALKNGDFAAYGEQQKKLQDALNRALAAEGAQGGATPSPSPSSSPSASPGK, encoded by the coding sequence ATGTCAGCCCCCGGGCCCCGCAGGCGACGCGGAGCCTTCGTGCCAACACTCATCGTGGTGGCCGCACTCGTGGCCGGCTTCGTCTTCTTCGCCAATGTCTGGACCGACGTCCTCTGGTACCAGCAGCTCGGGTTCATCGGGGTCTTCGTGACCCAGAATCTGGCGCGGATCGGAGTCTTCCTGGCCGTGTTCCTGCTCATGGGACTGGCCGTCTACTTCTCGATCCGAGTGGCCTACCGGGCCCGCCCCGTCTATGCGCCTGATCAGGCCGCACAGGACAATCTGGGCCGTTACCAGGCTCAGCTGGAGCCGGTGCGCCGGGCCGTGATGATCGGCCTTCCGGCGGTCCTCGGCCTCTTCGCGGGCACCGCGGCGATGGGGCAGTGGCCGAAGGTCCTGCTCTTCTTCAACCAGGAGTCGTTCGGCCGGACCGACCCCCAGTTCAACCTCGACCTGGGCTTCTACGTCTTCTCGCTGCCGTTCCTCGGATTCCTGCTGTCCCTGCTCATGAGCATCGTGGCCGTGGCGGGACTCGCGGGTCTGCTGACCCACTACCTCTACGGTGCGATCCGGATCCAGCCGCGCGGCGTGTTCTTCAGCCATGCCGCCCGTCTGCAGCTCGGCATCACGATCGCCGTCTTCCTCCTCCTGCTGGCCGCCAACTACTGGCTCGGCCGCTACACCACCGTGCAGAATCCCAACGTCGGACGCTGGGCCGGCGCCCTCTACACGGATGTGAACGCCGTGGTGCCCACCCGCTCGATCCTGGCGGTGGCCGCAGCGATCGTGGCCGTGCTCTTCATCGTGGCCGCGGTCATCGGCAAGTGGCGCCTGCCCGTCATCGGCACCGCCATGCTGATCATCACCTCCCTCCTCGCGGGCGGCCTGTACCCGTGGGTCATCCAGCAGTTCCAGGTCCGCCCCTCGGAGCAGACCCTGGAGAAGGAGTTCATCCAGCGGAACATCGACGCCACCCGCGCCGCGTACGGCCTCGACAAGATCGCGGTCAAGGACTACAAGGCGACCACGACGGCGGCTCAGGGCGCCCTGCGCGGTGACGCGGAGACCGCGGCCAGCATCCGTCTGCTGGACCCGAACCTGGTGTCGGCGTCGTTCGAACAGCTCGAGCAGTACCGTCCCTACTACCAGTTCCCTGAAACGCTGAACGTGGACCGCTACAAGGTCAACGGCAAGGTCCAGGACACGGTGATCGCCCTGCGCGAGCTGAACCCGGACGGCCTGAACGCGAACCAGCAGTCCTGGTACAACAAGCACATCGTCTACACGCACGGCTACGGCGTCGTGGCGGCCAAGGGCAACAAGTTCACCTCGGACGGCAAGCCGGACTTCCTGCAGGCGGGCATCCCGAGCAACGGCATGTTCGGTGACGACAGCAAGTACCAGCCGCGGATCTACTTCGGTGAGAACTCGCCGGAGTACTCGATCGTGGGCGCCCCCGACGGCTCTCCGCACCGCGAGCAGGACCGCCCGGCCAGCAAGGACAAGGGCGAAACCCAGTACACCTTCACCGGCAACGGCGGCCCGAACGTGGGCAACCCGCTGAACAAGCTGCTGTACGCGATCAAGTTCCAGTCCTCCGATCTGCTCCTTTCAGACGGCGTGAACGCCGACTCCCAGATCCTCTACGACCGGAACCCGCGCCAGCGTGTGGAGAAGGTCGCCCCGTACCTCACCATCGACGGCAACGCGTACCCGGCCGTCGTGGACGGCCGCGTGAAGTGGATCGTGGACGGATACACCACCAGCAGCGATCTGCCCTACTCCCAGTCGCAGGAGCTGGACACCGCCACCCGCGATTCGCAGACCGCTGCGGGCCGCCTCTCGGCGCTGCCCGGTGAGTCGGTGAACTACATCCGCAACTCGGTCAAGGCCACGGTGGACGCCTACGACGGTTCCGTCTCGCTGTATGCCTGGGACGATCAGGACCCGATCCTCAAGGCCTGGCAGAAGGTCTTCCCCAGCACGGTGAAGCCGCTCTCCGAGATGTCCGGCGACCTGATCAGTCACGTCCGTTACCCGGAGGACCTCTTCAAGGTCCAGCGTGAGCTGCTCGGCCGGTACCACGTGACCAACGCCGACGGCTTCTACCAGAACAACGACGCGTGGAGCGTGCCCAACGATCCGACCGTGAAGGGCAATGACGTCACCCCCGTGAAGCAGCCGCCGTACTACATGTCCCTGCAGATGCCGGGCGAGTCCAGCACGGCGTTCCGCCTCACGAGCACCTTCATCCCGCAGACCGTGGGCGGCAACGCCCGTAACGTGTTGTACGGCTTCCTGGCCGCGAACGGCGACGCCGGCGACAAGACCGGCGTCAAGGATCCGAAGTACGGCCAGCTCGAGCTCCTCAAGCTGCCCACCGACACGCTGGTGCCGGGCCCGGGTCAGGCGCAGAACAAGTTCGACTCGGATCCGAATGTCTCCCGCGAGCTGAACCTGCTGCGGCAGGGCGCCTCGTCCGTGGTGAGCGGCAACCTGCTCACGGTGCCGATGGGTGGCGGTCTGCTCTACGTGCAGCCGGTCTACCTGAAATCGACCGGCAGCACCGCGTACCCGACGCTGCAGCGCGTGCTGGTGGCGTTCGGTGACCAGGTCGGCTTCGCTCCGACGCTCGATGCGGCACTCGATCAGCTGTTCGGCGGCAACTCGGGCACCAAGGCCGGCGACGCCGCGAACAACAACGGCAACGGCGGCGGCACAGGCTCCGGCTCGTCCTCGGGCAACACCGGCGGCGGCACGGCTCCCGCACCGGGCCTGAAGGCGGCTCTGGACGATGCGAAGAAGGCGATCGACGCCGGCCAGGCGGCCCTGAAGAACGGCGACTTCGCGGCCTATGGCGAGCAGCAGAAGAAGCTGCAGGACGCGCTGAACCGGGCGCTGGCCGCCGAGGGCGCTCAGGGCGGGGCGACGCCCAGCCCGTCGCCGTCGTCGAGCCCCTCGGCCAGCCCGGGGAAGTAG
- a CDS encoding zinc-dependent metalloprotease produces MSNEPNTNNPGEDPQDQFQEMLRRLMGGAAPEGFDVQEFAKASGLPDDPQFLASMFQQVQAMLSSSSDGPVNWKLAHDTARNVAAQSSDPTPSSVEQRDVDQTLRLADMWLNKVTDFPEPNIIGKAWSRAEWVEATMPTWRRLTEPVANSVAKALTDAMTQNLPEELKLQGLGGMMGGAGSMLQNMGGAIFAMQLGQAIGSLATEVVGSTEIGIPLADLEMALLPTNIAAFGEGLEIPAEDVRIYLGVREAAHARLFTSVPWLRGYVLGAIEDYARGIHIDVSRIQDLAQDVDPSNPESLQAALQEGVFMPERTPAQQAALDKLETALALIEGWVDEVTTEALEGVLSTAPALRETVRRRRATGGPAEHAFSSLVGLELRPRRLREAAALWAALKEERGTEGRDAVWKHPDLIPTTEDLNDPQGFGARRQLAEASDAEVDDAIEKLLSGGFDGPAEGPTDEDGKPGA; encoded by the coding sequence ATGAGCAACGAGCCCAACACGAACAACCCCGGCGAGGATCCCCAGGACCAGTTCCAGGAGATGCTGCGGCGACTCATGGGAGGTGCTGCGCCGGAGGGCTTCGACGTCCAGGAGTTCGCCAAGGCCAGCGGCCTTCCGGATGACCCCCAGTTCCTGGCCTCCATGTTCCAGCAGGTGCAGGCGATGCTCTCGTCCAGCTCCGACGGCCCGGTGAACTGGAAACTGGCCCACGACACCGCACGGAACGTCGCCGCTCAGTCGAGCGACCCGACCCCCAGCTCCGTCGAACAGCGCGACGTCGATCAGACCCTCCGCCTGGCGGACATGTGGCTCAACAAGGTCACCGACTTCCCCGAGCCGAACATCATCGGCAAGGCCTGGTCCCGTGCCGAGTGGGTCGAAGCCACCATGCCGACCTGGCGCCGCCTGACGGAGCCCGTGGCCAACAGTGTCGCCAAGGCCCTCACCGACGCCATGACGCAGAACCTGCCCGAGGAGCTCAAGCTGCAGGGCCTCGGCGGCATGATGGGCGGGGCCGGCTCCATGCTCCAGAACATGGGCGGCGCCATCTTCGCGATGCAGCTTGGCCAGGCGATCGGGTCGCTGGCCACCGAAGTGGTGGGCTCCACCGAGATCGGCATCCCGCTGGCGGACCTCGAGATGGCCCTGCTGCCCACGAACATCGCGGCATTCGGCGAAGGCCTGGAGATCCCTGCCGAGGACGTCCGGATCTACCTCGGTGTCCGCGAAGCCGCCCACGCCCGCCTCTTCACCTCCGTGCCGTGGCTGCGCGGTTACGTCCTGGGCGCCATCGAGGACTACGCGCGGGGCATCCACATCGACGTCTCGCGCATCCAGGACCTGGCTCAGGACGTCGACCCGTCCAACCCCGAGTCCCTACAGGCCGCGCTCCAGGAAGGCGTGTTCATGCCGGAACGGACCCCCGCCCAGCAGGCCGCGCTCGACAAGCTGGAGACCGCGCTCGCCCTCATCGAAGGATGGGTCGACGAAGTGACCACGGAAGCGCTCGAGGGTGTGCTGAGCACCGCCCCGGCACTGAGGGAGACGGTCCGCCGTCGTCGCGCCACGGGCGGTCCCGCCGAGCACGCGTTCTCCTCGCTCGTGGGCCTGGAGCTCCGGCCGCGCCGCCTCCGTGAGGCCGCCGCCCTCTGGGCCGCGCTGAAGGAGGAACGCGGGACCGAGGGACGCGACGCCGTGTGGAAGCACCCCGACCTCATCCCGACCACGGAGGATCTCAACGACCCCCAGGGCTTCGGCGCCCGCCGTCAGCTGGCCGAGGCGAGCGACGCCGAAGTGGACGACGCGATCGAGAAGCTGCTCTCCGGCGGTTTCGACGGTCCCGCCGAGGGGCCGACGGACGAGGACGGCAAGCCCGGCGCCTGA
- a CDS encoding PspA/IM30 family protein, with product MAKQSIFGRIAQLAKANINALLDSAEDPQKMLDQMVRDYSNNIAEAESAVAQTIGNLRMLEQDHAEDVRNAQDWGNKALAASRKADEFRAAGNAADAQKFDNLAKVAIQRQMSSENEARAAEPNIAAQTEVVDRLKTGLDQMRGKLNELTSKRNELVARAKTAQAQTQVNDALRSIDIMDPTSEVGRFEQKIRREEAKVLGQQEIAASSLDAQFNQLEDLGEQTEIEARLAALKSGGSPAAISGTPASPAAAKPLAGAGTVNEEDFDRL from the coding sequence ATGGCAAAGCAGTCCATTTTCGGTCGCATCGCGCAGCTGGCCAAGGCGAACATCAACGCGCTGCTCGATTCCGCCGAAGACCCGCAGAAGATGCTGGACCAGATGGTCCGCGACTACTCCAACAACATCGCGGAAGCGGAGTCGGCCGTGGCCCAGACCATCGGCAACCTCCGCATGCTGGAGCAGGACCACGCCGAGGACGTCCGCAACGCCCAGGACTGGGGCAACAAGGCCCTCGCCGCCTCTCGCAAGGCCGATGAGTTCCGCGCGGCCGGCAACGCAGCCGATGCCCAGAAGTTCGACAACCTGGCCAAGGTCGCCATCCAGCGTCAGATGAGCTCCGAGAACGAGGCCCGCGCGGCCGAGCCCAACATCGCGGCGCAGACCGAGGTGGTGGACCGTCTCAAGACCGGTCTGGACCAGATGCGCGGCAAGCTCAACGAGCTGACCTCCAAGCGCAACGAACTCGTGGCACGCGCGAAGACCGCTCAGGCCCAGACCCAGGTCAACGATGCGCTCCGCAGCATCGACATCATGGATCCCACCAGCGAGGTCGGCCGCTTCGAGCAGAAGATCCGCCGCGAAGAGGCCAAGGTCCTCGGCCAGCAGGAGATCGCCGCATCGAGCCTGGACGCCCAGTTCAACCAGCTCGAGGACCTCGGTGAGCAGACCGAGATCGAGGCCCGCCTGGCCGCCCTGAAGTCCGGTGGCAGCCCCGCCGCGATCTCCGGCACGCCGGCGTCTCCCGCCGCTGCCAAGCCGCTGGCCGGCGCCGGCACCGTGAACGAAGAGGACTTCGACCGCCTCTGA
- a CDS encoding M48 metallopeptidase family protein, whose protein sequence is MSRAGQAEQPRFAPDGTPVVVRRSARRKRTVSAFWEGGTVVVAIPARFTHAQEDEWVQKMLLRLQSREASGKAAGRNDDELAERARLLSQRYLGGQARPSSVRWVSNQNSRWGSATPADRSIRLSDKLQGMPDWVVDYVLVHELTHLLVAGHGPDFWKLCSAYPDLEKAKAFLSGVAYAQSRGLSED, encoded by the coding sequence ATGAGCCGTGCGGGTCAAGCGGAGCAGCCCCGGTTCGCGCCGGACGGGACCCCCGTGGTGGTGCGCCGCTCGGCCCGCCGCAAGCGGACGGTGAGCGCGTTCTGGGAGGGCGGGACTGTCGTCGTCGCCATCCCGGCGCGCTTCACCCACGCTCAGGAGGACGAATGGGTGCAGAAGATGCTGCTCCGCCTCCAGTCGAGGGAAGCCTCCGGCAAGGCGGCCGGCCGCAACGACGACGAACTCGCCGAGCGCGCCCGGCTCCTGTCCCAGCGGTACCTAGGCGGTCAGGCACGGCCGAGCAGCGTCCGCTGGGTCAGCAACCAGAATTCGCGGTGGGGATCCGCCACCCCCGCGGACCGCTCCATCAGGCTTTCCGACAAGCTCCAGGGCATGCCCGACTGGGTGGTCGACTACGTCCTGGTGCACGAACTGACGCACTTGCTCGTGGCGGGGCACGGCCCGGACTTCTGGAAGCTGTGTTCGGCCTACCCCGATCTGGAGAAGGCGAAGGCGTTCCTTTCGGGCGTTGCGTACGCGCAGTCGAGGGGCCTCAGCGAGGACTGA
- a CDS encoding YlbL family protein produces the protein MSEQFPATPPAQPYSTPAPPEGTPGGRRRRRFPLGAVLWGLFFAVLAFGSLVPLPYVIESPGPTYNTIGTVEDKKVIQVTGHESFPAQGDLDLTTVYVSGGPGGKVTGFELIQAFLDPSKAVYDEAQIFPKGVTKEQNQKENAQAMTSSQENATAAALGALKIPFQQKLTVGGFTQNSPAEGKLKDGDVLLSIDGKPSTSMTAVRDALAASNGNEVSVQVQRGSDKPTVRFAPVKDDDGRYLMGIGLAFSFEFPFKVQYQLDQVGGPSAGLMFTLGLIDTLTPGDLTGGKHIAGTGTITPDGQVGPIGGIAQKMHGAHSAGAGLFLAPAANCDEVVGHIPDGLEVVKVSTVSDARTAVETYAKGGDLAALPHCSAG, from the coding sequence ATGAGCGAGCAGTTCCCGGCGACCCCGCCGGCGCAGCCCTATTCGACGCCGGCCCCGCCGGAGGGCACGCCAGGAGGGCGGCGCCGTCGTCGTTTCCCGCTGGGCGCCGTGCTCTGGGGACTGTTCTTCGCGGTGCTCGCGTTCGGCTCTCTCGTGCCCCTCCCGTATGTGATCGAATCCCCGGGTCCGACCTACAACACGATCGGCACCGTCGAGGACAAGAAGGTCATCCAGGTCACCGGGCACGAGAGTTTCCCGGCCCAGGGCGACCTCGACCTCACCACCGTGTACGTCTCGGGCGGCCCCGGCGGCAAGGTGACGGGCTTCGAGCTGATCCAGGCGTTCCTCGATCCGTCCAAGGCGGTCTACGACGAGGCCCAGATCTTCCCCAAGGGCGTCACCAAGGAGCAGAACCAGAAGGAGAACGCCCAGGCCATGACCAGTTCCCAGGAGAACGCCACTGCGGCGGCCCTGGGTGCGCTGAAGATCCCGTTCCAGCAGAAGCTCACGGTGGGCGGCTTCACCCAGAACTCTCCGGCCGAGGGCAAGCTGAAGGACGGCGACGTCCTCCTGAGCATCGACGGGAAACCTTCCACCTCGATGACCGCCGTCCGTGACGCGCTCGCCGCGTCGAACGGCAACGAGGTGTCCGTCCAGGTGCAGCGCGGGAGTGACAAGCCGACCGTCCGCTTCGCCCCCGTGAAGGACGATGACGGCCGGTACCTCATGGGCATCGGGCTCGCCTTCTCCTTCGAGTTCCCGTTCAAGGTCCAGTACCAGCTGGACCAGGTGGGCGGTCCGAGCGCCGGCCTCATGTTCACCCTCGGTCTCATCGACACGCTGACCCCGGGCGATCTGACCGGAGGGAAGCACATCGCCGGCACGGGCACCATCACCCCGGATGGCCAGGTCGGGCCGATCGGCGGCATCGCGCAGAAGATGCACGGTGCCCACTCGGCCGGCGCGGGCCTCTTCCTGGCCCCGGCGGCCAACTGCGACGAAGTGGTCGGCCACATCCCGGACGGGCTGGAGGTCGTGAAGGTGAGCACGGTGTCGGACGCCCGCACCGCGGTGGAGACCTACGCCAAGGGCGGTGACCTCGCCGCCCTGCCGCACTGCTCGGCAGGCTGA